From Carassius auratus strain Wakin chromosome 33, ASM336829v1, whole genome shotgun sequence, the proteins below share one genomic window:
- the LOC113052784 gene encoding ras-related protein Rab-35-like, whose amino-acid sequence MARDYDHLFKLLIIGDSGVGKSSLLLRFADNTFSGSYITTIGVDFKIRTVEINGEKVKLQIWDTAGQERFRTITSTYYRGTHGVIVVYDVSSAESFVNVKRWLHEINQNCDDVCRILVGNKNDDPNSKVVETNDAQKFAEQMGISLFETSAKENINVEEMFNCITELVLRAKKESVAKQQQQQQNDVIKLGKNSKRKKKCC is encoded by the exons ATGGCCCGCGACTACGATCACCTCTTCAAGCTGCTGATCATCGGTGACAGCG GTGTTGGAAAGAGCAGTCTTCTCCTGCGCTTTGCAGACAACACTTTTTCAG GTAGTTACATCACCACTATAGGAGTGGACTTCAAGATCCGGACGGTGGAGATTAATGGAGAGAAGGTGAAGCTGCAGATTTGGGACACAGCCGGACAAGAGCGATTCAGAACCATCACGTCTAC GTATTACAGAGGAACCCATGGGGTCATAGTAGTGTATGACGTCAGCAGTGCTGAATCCTTTGTTAATGTCAAGCGTTGGCTGCATGAAATAAACCAGAACTGCGATGACGTCTGTCGAATATTAG TGGGCAATAAAAATGACGATCCAAACTCTAAGGTTGTGGAGACGAATGACGCACAGAAGTTTGCTGAGCAGATGGGCATCAGCCTGTTTGAGACGAGCGCAAAAGAGAACATCAACGTGGAGGAG ATGTTTAACTGCATCACAGAGCTGGTGCTCCGGGCAAAGAAAGAGTCTGTGGCCaaacagcagcaacagcagcaaaaCGATGTGATTAAACTCGGCAAAAATAGCAAacggaaaaaaaaatgctgctag